In Bos mutus isolate GX-2022 chromosome 2, NWIPB_WYAK_1.1, whole genome shotgun sequence, one DNA window encodes the following:
- the LOC138984756 gene encoding small cysteine and glycine repeat-containing protein 7-like gives MGCCGCGSCGGCGGGCGGGCGGGCGGGCGGGCGSCNSCRCYRVGCCTSCCPCCYGCCGGCCSVPVVCCHRRTCSCNSCGCGGGKGCCQQKCCCQQKCSCQKQCCH, from the coding sequence ATGGGCTGCTGTGGTTGTGGAAGTTGTGGTGGCTGCGGTGGTGGCTGTGGTGGTGGCTGCGGCGGTGGCTGTGGAGGTGGCTGCGGTGGTGGCTGTGGCAGCTGCAACAGCTGCAGATGCTACCGGGTGGGCTGCTGcaccagctgctgcccctgctgctatggctgctgtggGGGCTGCTGCAGCGTCCCCGTGGTCTGCTGCCACCGCCGCACCTGCAGCTGCAACTCGTGTGGCTGCGGCGGTGGGAAGGGCTGTTGCCAGCAGAAATGCTGCTGCCAGCAGAAGTGCAGCTGCCAGAAGCAATGCTGCCACTAG